In Planctomycetota bacterium, the DNA window CGCTGGGCGGCCGCCATGCAGACCCGCGACGCCGCCCTCGTGCGCATCGAGCAGGCCCGCAAGCCCGAGGCCGAGGGCGGCCTGGGCATCGACAACCCGCTCGATGCCGGGGTCACGCTGCCCGACCCCGACGGTGTGCTGGCGGCCTTCGGCCCGCTCGACCTGGCCGACCTGCTGGGCGTCAGCCGCGTGGCGGTTGATGCGTCCGCGGGGGAGATCATGGTCGAGGACCTCCGAAGCGAGCCGCGCTGCGAGCGGTCGTGGAAGCGGGACGGCACCGTCAAGGAGCGTTCCGACGGCGGACTGCTCAGCGAGCGGGACGCGATCGCCATCGGCGTGGCATAGCGCACGTGCTGCGCGATCGGCCGCGAATAACGCTTCCAATGATGCGGGTCGTCAACGTCCGAGAGCGCAGCTTCGGCGGATGATGACCAGCGGACACAGGTCGGCGGCGGATCGGGCCGATGAATGATGCGATGGAGCATCATCCCGATCGCGATCCGAAGCCGTCCGCCCGCCGTGGTGGGGCCGCCCCGCCGCCCGCCGCCGCGGGCTCGGTGCCCGTGGCCGACCGGCTGACCACGCTGGCGCACGATCTCAACGGCCTGCTCGATGGGTCCATGCGGCAGCTCACGCTGGCGCAGCGGTCGCTCGACGCCGAGGTCAGCACCGCCGATGCGGACGACCTCGACAGTGCCCGCAAGCACGTCGCGACGGCGTACTCGGCCCTCGAGCGGATGTGCGACCTGCTGCACGCGACGCTGACGGGTTCGCTGGGGGCCGCGGGCTCGCCGACGATCACCAAGGGCGCGCCCATCACGCTGGGCGAGGCGGCCGAGCACGCCGTCTCGGTGCTGGCGCCGGCGGCGGCCGAGGTGCGGGCCAACCTTGAACTGCAGATCGACGCCGAGGCGGGCGTCATCCCCGCGGGTGCGATCTATCCGCTGCTGCTCAACGGCATCCGCAACGCCATCGAGGCCATCGAGCGGGGCGGCCGGGGCGGCGTGGTTCGCGTCGAGGTCGCGGTTGAGCCGGGGGACGACGCCGACGGCGTCCGCATCGAGATCGTCGACGACGGCGCGGGCGTCGACGGCGAGCTGCCGGCGGGGCGGCTGTTCGAGCCGGGCGTGACCTCCAAGCGGGAGGGTTTCGGGCTCGGGCTGGCGATCTGCGCCGAGGTCGTCTCCGACATGGGCGGCTCGATCGAGCTGGGGCCGTCCGGCTCGGGCGGCGGGGCGGTGCTGCGGGTCCGCTACCCCGTGCCGCAGGACCACGGCAGCACGAGCATCGGCTAGGCATCCATGGCGGCAACCGCAGAACTCGACGGCAGCCCGCCGAAGGCCTCCACCGATCGGCGGAAGGTGCTCGTGGTCGACGACGATCCCATCGTCGCCGAGTCGCTCGCCGAGTTCCTCAAGCGTGAGGGCTACGAAGCGGCGACGGCGCTCGACGGGGCCGAGGCGCTCGAGGCGCTCGCCGAGGCCGAGCAGCACACCGACGCGCCCGATCGCGTGCCCGAGGCCTTCGACCTGGTGATCTGCGACGTGTCCATGCCCGGGCTCAACGGCATGGAGCTGCTGCAGCGCATCCAGAAGGAGTACGACGCGGCGGTCATCATGCTGACGGGCTACGGCACGATCGAGTCGGCGGTGGAGGCGCTCCGTCTGGGCGCCAGCGACTACCTGACCAAGCCCGTGGTCGATGCCGAGCTGCGGGTCTCGCTCGAGCGGGCGCTGCGGCAGCACGTGCTGCTGAGCGAGAACCGGCGACTCAAGAAGCAGCTCGCGGGCCGGTATGGGCTGGAGGGCATTGTCGGGCGGGACCACCGCATCCAGCGGTTGTTCGAGCTGATCGAGGCCGTGGCGCCCAGCCGCACCACCGTGCTGATGACTGGCGAGAGCGGCGTGGGCAAGAGCCTGGTGGCGCGGGCAATCCACCAGAACAGCCCGAGGCGGGACGAGCCCTTCGTCGAGATCTCCTGCGGCTCCATCCCCGAGACGCTGCTGGAGAGCGAACTGTTCGGCCACGTCAAGGGCGCCTTCACCGGCGCGCACGCGGACAAGGCCGGGCGTTTCCTCGCGGCCGACGGCGGCACGCTGTTCCTCGACGAGATCAACAGCGCGAGCCCCGCGATGCAGCTCAAGCTGCTCCGCGTGCTGCAGGAGCGGCGCTTCGAGCCGGTGGGCAGCAACGAGACCATCGAGGTCGACACGCGGGTCGTGCTGGCCAGCAACCAGCCGCTGGAGGAGCTGGTCGCGGAGGGCCGCTTCCGGCAGGACCTCTACTACCGCATCAACGTCGTCAAGATCGAGATCCCGCCGCTGCGGGACCGCGTCAACGACGTGCCGGTGCTCGCCAAGCACTTCCTGGAAGCGAACGCCGACGAGCTGGGCAAGGCGCTGCTGGGCTTCAGCAACGAGGCGATGGACGCCCTGCGGCGGTACAGCTACCCCGGCAACGTGCGCGAGTTGCAGAACATCGTCGAGCGAGCGGCGGTGCTGACGCGGACGCCGACCATCGGCCTCGACGACCTGCCCCAGCAGGTGATCGAGAACGCGACGGGCCCGCTGGGCCCCAGGCCGGCGGCGGCAGAGGACGATCGGCCGTGGGTGGCCACGCCGCTGGTCGACGCGCTCCGCGAGCCCGAGCGGCGGATCATCCGGCGGGCGCTGCGGGCCAACGAGTGGAACCGCCAGAAGACCGCCGACGACCTGGGCATCAACCGCACGACGCTCTACAAGAAGATGAAGGCGCTGGGGCTGGACGGGCCCGAGGACGCGTAGGGCGGCACGTTCGGGCATACCGTGCGGCGGCATGCGCATCGTGACCTGGAATGTCAACGGGATCCGGTCGGCGGCCAAGCGCGGCCTGCGGGAGCGGCTCGACGCGATCGACGCCGACGTGCTGCTGCTCCAGGAGGTTCGGGCGGAGCCCGAGCAGGTTCCGCAGGAACTCTTCGATGATGGCGGCTGGCACGCCACCTGGAACCCCGCCGAGCGGAAGGGCTATTCGGGCACGGCGTTGCTCTCGCGTGTGAAGCCGAAGCGTGTTCGGATCGGCCTCGATGGCGAGCCCGACGACGAGGGCCGCATCGTGCTGGGCGAGCTGCCCGGCCTGCTGGTGGTGAGCGCGTACCTGCCGTCGGGCACCTCGGGCGAGCACCGGCAGGCCGTGAAGGACGAATGGCTGCCGAGGTTCGCCGGGTGGATCGAGCCGCTCCGCCGCAAGCGCACGCCGGTGATCCTGGGCGGCGACTTCAACGTCGCGCACACCGAGCGGGACATCTTCCACTGGCGGAGCAACCGCACCACCAGCGGCTTCCTGCCGCACGAGCGCGCGTGGATCGGCGGCGTGCTCGACGCGGGCTGGCGGGACCTGATCCGTGAGAAGCACGGCGACGTCGACGGGCCGTACTCGTGGTGGTCCATGCGTGGGCAGGCCTGGGCGAGGGACCGTGGCTGGCGGATCGACTACCTGCTGGCGAACCCGGCGGCGGCGAAGCGCGTGCGGGACTGCCGCATCGACCGCGACGCGGCGGCGGGCATCTCCGACCACGCACCAGTGATCGTGGACCTCGATCTGGCCGCGAAATAGGCCAGCTGCGCTGGGGTTGGGTCAAGCCGCGGTCCGATATGTCCGAGGAGGCCCCCATGCGCGCGACCCTCGACGGACAAGAACTGCAGACCGACGGCGGCTCGCTGGCGGCGGCCATCCGCGCCGGCGCCGAGGCCGCCCGGGCCCGATCCCGCATCGTGATCGAGGTGCAGGTCGACGGCGCGCGGATCGGGGAGGCCGCCCTGGAGGAGCCCGGCGAGGGGCCGCTCGACGGCGAGCACGTCGAGATGACCTCCGCCGACCCCGTCGCGCTCGTGCGGGTCACGCTGTTTGATGCCGCCGACGCACTCCAGGATGCCGACGCCCACCACGCGGCGTCGGCCGAGCAGATCCACCGCGGCGACCTGTCGGCGGCGATGGGCTCGATCACCGAACTGCTCGCGACCTGGCAGGCGGTCCGCGACGCGGTGACCCACGGGTCGGCGGCCGTTGGCGGCACGCTCGATCGCTACGCAACAGACG includes these proteins:
- a CDS encoding sigma-54 dependent transcriptional regulator produces the protein MAATAELDGSPPKASTDRRKVLVVDDDPIVAESLAEFLKREGYEAATALDGAEALEALAEAEQHTDAPDRVPEAFDLVICDVSMPGLNGMELLQRIQKEYDAAVIMLTGYGTIESAVEALRLGASDYLTKPVVDAELRVSLERALRQHVLLSENRRLKKQLAGRYGLEGIVGRDHRIQRLFELIEAVAPSRTTVLMTGESGVGKSLVARAIHQNSPRRDEPFVEISCGSIPETLLESELFGHVKGAFTGAHADKAGRFLAADGGTLFLDEINSASPAMQLKLLRVLQERRFEPVGSNETIEVDTRVVLASNQPLEELVAEGRFRQDLYYRINVVKIEIPPLRDRVNDVPVLAKHFLEANADELGKALLGFSNEAMDALRRYSYPGNVRELQNIVERAAVLTRTPTIGLDDLPQQVIENATGPLGPRPAAAEDDRPWVATPLVDALREPERRIIRRALRANEWNRQKTADDLGINRTTLYKKMKALGLDGPEDA
- a CDS encoding exodeoxyribonuclease III, encoding MRIVTWNVNGIRSAAKRGLRERLDAIDADVLLLQEVRAEPEQVPQELFDDGGWHATWNPAERKGYSGTALLSRVKPKRVRIGLDGEPDDEGRIVLGELPGLLVVSAYLPSGTSGEHRQAVKDEWLPRFAGWIEPLRRKRTPVILGGDFNVAHTERDIFHWRSNRTTSGFLPHERAWIGGVLDAGWRDLIREKHGDVDGPYSWWSMRGQAWARDRGWRIDYLLANPAAAKRVRDCRIDRDAAAGISDHAPVIVDLDLAAK
- a CDS encoding HAMP domain-containing sensor histidine kinase, yielding MNDAMEHHPDRDPKPSARRGGAAPPPAAAGSVPVADRLTTLAHDLNGLLDGSMRQLTLAQRSLDAEVSTADADDLDSARKHVATAYSALERMCDLLHATLTGSLGAAGSPTITKGAPITLGEAAEHAVSVLAPAAAEVRANLELQIDAEAGVIPAGAIYPLLLNGIRNAIEAIERGGRGGVVRVEVAVEPGDDADGVRIEIVDDGAGVDGELPAGRLFEPGVTSKREGFGLGLAICAEVVSDMGGSIELGPSGSGGGAVLRVRYPVPQDHGSTSIG